CCTTTGCCTACCAGCAGCTTTGAACCGTTGGAGAAGAACTCCGGTGCGCCACACTCATCGGTTTCGACGTGAGCAGACTCATGGCAGATGACGGACTGGTACGAGCGGCAGAGTGAGGCCAGAGCAAGGGCATTGGCGGCGGTGCCATTGAAGACGAAGAAGACTTCGCAGTCCGTCTCGAAGAGATCGCGAAAGGCCTGGCAGACGCGTGCCGTCCAGGCATCGTTCCCATAGCTCGGTTCGTGGTCGCTATTGTTGGCGCGCACGAGATACTCAAGCGCCTCCGGGCACATGCCCGAATAGTTGTCTGAAGCGAAGTGCTGCATGGTCGTCCCCTTCGCCATCAAGGGTAAAACATTGGTCTCATGCGCAGAGTGCAGGCGAGGGTTTTGTGGAAGGACAAATCTGCGAACGGAGCGATTTTATCGCTCAGCCGGTACGGCAGATTCATTGTGAAGATGGAAGTAAATGGTCGGGACGACTAGATTCGAACTAGCGACCTCACCCACCCCAAGGGTGCGCTCTACCAGGCTGAGCCACGTCCCGACTTACAACAAACAGCGCCAGCCAAAGCGGCTCGCGCGGGGGTAAAAACAGTGTACTACGGCAGGGCCGTCCAAAACCTGGACGACCCTACGGAAATCTTGTGGTTAGTGGGTAGGAGCGACGTATTCCTTCGGCAGCTCGCCGCCTGTGCCAAAGAAAAACTCGTTCATCTGCTCGACCAGGAACTCCTGTGCCTCGCGGGTCCACGGCTGCAGACGATACTCGTTCAGCAGCATCTTCTGCCGTTCGATCCACTCGTCCCAGGCCTTCTTCGAGACGTTCTTGAAGATCTTCTGTCCGAAGTCCGAGTCAAACGGCGGCTCGTCGAGCCCTTCCATCTCCTGCTTGTACTTCGTGCAGAACAC
This genomic interval from Acidobacteriaceae bacterium contains the following:
- a CDS encoding oxidative damage protection protein → MAHMVFCTKYKQEMEGLDEPPFDSDFGQKIFKNVSKKAWDEWIERQKMLLNEYRLQPWTREAQEFLVEQMNEFFFGTGGELPKEYVAPTH